In Anseongella ginsenosidimutans, one genomic interval encodes:
- a CDS encoding sodium:solute symporter has product MQTILRFTVALILWAVLPLKAFPENPPQGLELQLQWEEYDLVSPVGSGAEMIGLHQGVVFAMSAGGKDLELYFREVDQETGRWKKADLSVESAFGEIKPVPTPEGIVFFQKNEQFGGYDRPGLLYWDKDSRLPVWRELEPLPVPLINPVASAAEGRLIVGGKELRAGNKILFYQLPLQAVGKWLELPPLKTSVDLLNLRLFIQSEGENDAVFLFAGKQNDNAGKSAGFYLSPLKPEWKKINMPSYLSGINGGIVLGNVHILLTAGEQAMAYHTITKTWVKVNGFLSPDLSCQLATDQTNLYAWEFDRSGYRLYISHGVSRPSGIRPLDYLVLVVYFLLLLGVGYLFSKGLKNTDDYFRGGKRIPWWAAGLSILVTKLSAITFMSLPAKAYATNWLYFWIPVGNIVLAIIVIKYVLPFFCRLDITSTYEYLEKRFNTTTRVIGSITYMLFELVRMGVLLLLPAIVIAVVTGFDIYLCIILIGVVATVYTMMGGIEAVIWTDVLQAIILIAGAIIALIVVGSKIELENLNTFLQSPLGQEKLKYTDFSIDLTKATFLVIALSWIGKIQDYVSNQTVVQRFISTKDEKSAARSIWAASLLGIPVITLFLVLGTALFLFYEANPGRLDPFMEQPDALLPLFIVNEMPAGVAGLVLAAIFAAAMSSLDSSLNSMSTVIVTDFYKKFGTGISEAKSLRLAKVLTVFLGIFGTGSALFMVGTEISSLYDQLFSVIGLFGGGLTGVFILGIFTRRANTAGTLTGFFASAVILFGVSNYSDLHVFLYALIGMVSCAGIGYLMSFILPSEQHASPAFTIYDLPAKARSSSPEGKNKSGGSY; this is encoded by the coding sequence ATGCAGACCATACTTCGATTTACTGTTGCCCTGATATTATGGGCGGTACTTCCCTTAAAAGCCTTTCCGGAAAATCCTCCGCAAGGGCTGGAATTACAGCTTCAATGGGAGGAATACGATCTGGTTAGCCCCGTCGGGAGCGGCGCGGAAATGATTGGCCTGCATCAAGGGGTGGTTTTTGCCATGAGCGCCGGGGGAAAGGACCTCGAACTGTATTTCAGAGAGGTGGATCAAGAAACAGGACGATGGAAGAAAGCTGATCTTTCCGTAGAAAGCGCCTTCGGGGAAATAAAGCCTGTCCCTACCCCGGAAGGTATCGTCTTTTTTCAGAAAAATGAACAGTTTGGGGGATACGACCGCCCGGGGCTATTATACTGGGACAAGGACAGCCGGTTACCGGTATGGCGGGAACTCGAGCCATTGCCCGTACCATTGATAAATCCTGTGGCCAGCGCGGCTGAGGGCAGGCTGATCGTAGGCGGAAAGGAACTGCGGGCGGGTAATAAAATACTGTTTTATCAACTTCCATTACAAGCTGTCGGTAAATGGCTGGAACTACCGCCATTGAAGACGTCCGTGGACCTGCTCAATCTCCGGTTATTTATCCAGAGTGAGGGGGAAAACGATGCTGTTTTCTTGTTTGCCGGCAAGCAGAATGATAATGCCGGGAAAAGCGCGGGCTTTTATCTGAGCCCACTAAAACCGGAATGGAAAAAAATCAATATGCCCTCGTACCTTTCCGGAATTAACGGAGGGATCGTATTAGGGAACGTTCATATCTTATTAACCGCCGGCGAACAGGCAATGGCCTATCATACGATCACGAAAACCTGGGTAAAGGTAAACGGTTTTTTATCCCCGGACCTGTCTTGTCAATTAGCCACCGATCAGACAAATTTGTACGCCTGGGAATTTGATCGATCCGGATACCGGCTTTATATAAGCCACGGTGTTTCCCGTCCCTCAGGTATCAGGCCCCTGGACTACCTGGTGCTGGTCGTGTATTTTCTCTTATTGCTGGGGGTGGGATATCTCTTTTCAAAAGGGCTAAAGAATACGGATGATTACTTCCGGGGAGGGAAAAGGATACCCTGGTGGGCCGCCGGATTAAGTATTCTGGTTACTAAGCTCAGTGCCATCACTTTTATGTCCCTGCCCGCAAAAGCCTACGCCACCAATTGGTTGTACTTCTGGATACCGGTGGGGAATATCGTATTGGCTATCATTGTTATCAAGTATGTGCTGCCTTTTTTTTGCAGGCTGGATATTACCTCTACGTATGAATATCTGGAAAAACGGTTCAATACGACTACCCGGGTGATCGGCAGTATTACCTATATGCTTTTTGAACTGGTCCGGATGGGGGTATTGCTGTTATTGCCGGCCATTGTTATCGCGGTGGTAACCGGCTTTGATATTTATCTATGCATTATTCTGATAGGTGTCGTGGCTACGGTGTATACGATGATGGGAGGGATCGAGGCCGTTATCTGGACAGATGTGCTGCAGGCGATCATTTTAATTGCCGGGGCCATCATAGCACTGATCGTCGTCGGCAGCAAGATAGAGCTGGAAAATTTGAACACGTTTTTACAATCGCCGCTCGGCCAGGAGAAGCTGAAATACACCGATTTTAGTATTGACCTTACAAAGGCAACCTTCCTGGTGATCGCGTTAAGCTGGATCGGCAAGATACAGGACTATGTGTCTAACCAAACCGTGGTGCAGCGATTCATTTCCACCAAAGATGAAAAAAGCGCTGCCCGTAGCATTTGGGCTGCAAGTTTATTAGGCATACCGGTGATCACCCTGTTTTTAGTACTGGGTACGGCGCTTTTCCTTTTTTACGAGGCGAATCCCGGCAGATTGGACCCCTTCATGGAACAACCGGATGCCTTATTGCCCCTGTTTATTGTAAATGAGATGCCCGCCGGTGTCGCGGGGTTAGTACTAGCGGCTATTTTCGCGGCTGCTATGTCCAGCCTTGACAGTTCGCTCAACAGTATGTCCACTGTGATCGTTACGGATTTTTATAAGAAATTCGGCACCGGTATTTCGGAGGCGAAGTCGTTAAGATTGGCGAAGGTCCTTACCGTATTTTTGGGAATTTTCGGAACAGGATCCGCACTTTTTATGGTTGGTACTGAAATTTCATCGCTGTATGATCAGCTGTTTTCAGTGATCGGGCTTTTTGGGGGAGGGTTAACAGGTGTGTTTATTTTGGGTATATTTACCCGGCGGGCCAATACTGCCGGTACATTGACCGGCTTTTTTGCAAGCGCTGTCATTTTATTTGGAGTGAGTAATTATTCCGATCTGCATGTGTTCTTATATGCGCTGATAGGCATGGTTTCCTGCGCCGGAATCGGATATTTGATGAGTTTCATTCTGCCATCCGAACAGCATGCTTCACCTGCATTCACCATCTATGATTTACCTGCAAAGGCCCGCTCAAGCTCCCCCGAAGGGAAGAATAAATCAGGAGGTTCGTATTAA
- a CDS encoding RagB/SusD family nutrient uptake outer membrane protein, whose protein sequence is MKRIYCTILIASLFSCEVLDQEPVSQITIENALETGEDAESALIGCYHQLANTLSQRYIQWGDARADNLAVGLASSANLIENTFNANSSFSDWSPLYNTINRCNIVINAVPEITDGLTEERKNQITGEARFIRALCYFYAVRLWGDVPLITHPTLSAEGLKVSRDPGENVFAQIEADLNDALEAVPVKYSSAIENKGRATKGGVLALQMHVYAWMAQREGGGAGYLNKAVSAYHDILELNQYSLLPEGSYGMLFSQENTEESIFELQYNYENQNTNGLAGLLLQIPFSRAARAAYRIDPKLLNAFEEGDLRKEAIVYYPDPGQIAQDPYTIKYAGKTQTPEGISLSDDNMIIFRLGGVMLLQAEVLNELNRKEEAIGLVNQIRNRAGLPPLDTGLSKEQTKQAILDEGFIELCYEGHRWFDLIRNGVALEVLDDIQSEDHLLWPIYTEELVKNPNLVQNSFY, encoded by the coding sequence ATGAAACGAATTTATTGCACAATCCTGATCGCCTCCCTTTTTAGTTGTGAAGTATTGGATCAGGAGCCGGTGAGCCAGATAACCATAGAAAATGCACTGGAGACCGGAGAAGATGCTGAATCAGCGCTGATCGGTTGCTACCATCAACTTGCCAATACATTAAGTCAACGGTACATTCAATGGGGAGATGCCCGCGCGGATAATCTGGCTGTCGGCCTTGCGTCATCGGCTAACCTTATTGAGAATACATTTAACGCCAATAGCTCATTTTCAGACTGGAGTCCTTTATACAATACGATCAACCGCTGCAATATTGTAATAAACGCTGTTCCGGAAATAACCGATGGACTTACCGAAGAACGAAAGAACCAGATCACAGGGGAAGCCAGGTTCATCCGGGCTTTGTGCTATTTCTATGCCGTCCGGCTATGGGGAGATGTCCCATTGATCACACATCCGACGCTTTCCGCAGAAGGCTTAAAGGTTTCAAGGGATCCCGGGGAAAATGTATTTGCCCAGATAGAAGCCGATCTCAATGATGCCCTGGAAGCAGTACCCGTTAAATACAGCAGTGCTATAGAGAATAAAGGAAGGGCAACAAAGGGAGGGGTGCTTGCCTTGCAGATGCATGTATACGCGTGGATGGCGCAACGCGAAGGAGGAGGAGCCGGCTATTTAAACAAGGCAGTGTCGGCATATCATGATATTTTGGAATTGAATCAATATTCTTTATTGCCTGAGGGAAGCTACGGCATGCTCTTTTCACAGGAGAATACGGAAGAATCCATTTTTGAATTGCAGTATAATTATGAAAACCAGAATACGAATGGCTTAGCCGGCCTTTTATTACAAATCCCCTTTAGCAGAGCGGCAAGGGCTGCTTACAGAATTGATCCAAAACTACTGAACGCATTTGAAGAAGGCGACTTAAGGAAAGAAGCCATCGTCTATTATCCGGATCCGGGGCAGATCGCGCAAGATCCCTATACGATCAAATATGCGGGTAAGACCCAAACTCCCGAAGGGATCAGCCTTTCGGATGATAATATGATCATCTTCAGATTAGGCGGTGTCATGTTATTGCAGGCCGAAGTGCTTAACGAATTGAACCGGAAGGAGGAGGCGATTGGCCTGGTGAATCAGATACGCAACCGGGCAGGTTTGCCGCCATTGGATACCGGGCTTTCCAAAGAGCAAACAAAACAAGCGATCCTGGACGAAGGATTTATTGAGTTGTGTTATGAAGGACACCGCTGGTTTGACCTCATCCGGAATGGCGTTGCGCTGGAGGTATTGGATGATATCCAGAGCGAGGATCACCTGCTCTGGCCAATCTACACCGAAGAACTTGTCAAAAATCCCAATCTTGTTCAAAACAGTTTTTATTAA
- a CDS encoding FAD-dependent oxidoreductase, translating to MTSKLKDIHTEVLVVGAGAAGITSAIAAARNGAKTLLIEYNGFLGGISATLPWLGFHDRDYRQVIKGLPHEIVTKLQRMNAASDYVLDPKCSSLVSVDNHSWKVLAIQMAEEAGVEIMLHTHMVDTLRTNDRIEGVEVEHKSGRQKIYAKVTIDCTGDGDVAARGGVEWEKGRTADGLVQAPTLVFRLGGMDRDKFVAACKDKSLNYREWIAPYPELWAKLQKNLDKLDVFVLGGLAVLVEKARMAGDLDVPQTRVVGVKLHRSDQFQVVMTRVLGLDPTDVKSVSMAYSRLYAQIPQLVRFFQKYVPGGENCYLLEIAPMLGIRESRRIMGDYLLKKEDLIEGRVFEDAVAMGGYHIDIHRPKGSWVESHNVKAYTIPVRSLIAKGVEGMMMAGKCLSATHEAVASTRVIPICMAQGEAAGTAAGLAVKKGMEVRDMPVAELQQQLRKQGAEIGETLGEPNWKAIEEVGQLPMTEPPTAGDEDAVTKQEKAWIQ from the coding sequence ATGACGAGTAAACTGAAGGATATCCATACGGAGGTATTGGTGGTGGGGGCCGGCGCGGCAGGGATAACCTCCGCGATCGCTGCTGCAAGAAACGGCGCCAAAACTCTTTTGATCGAATATAATGGATTCCTGGGAGGGATTTCCGCTACACTTCCCTGGCTGGGCTTTCATGACCGGGATTACCGGCAGGTCATAAAAGGACTGCCCCATGAAATAGTAACGAAGCTGCAAAGGATGAACGCTGCCTCAGATTATGTGCTTGATCCGAAATGCAGTTCTCTGGTAAGCGTGGACAATCATTCCTGGAAAGTACTTGCCATTCAGATGGCTGAAGAAGCCGGCGTGGAAATCATGCTTCATACCCATATGGTGGATACGCTGAGAACGAATGACCGGATCGAAGGAGTGGAGGTGGAACACAAATCGGGAAGACAGAAGATTTACGCTAAGGTGACCATTGACTGCACCGGGGATGGGGATGTGGCGGCACGCGGTGGTGTTGAATGGGAAAAAGGACGTACAGCAGATGGTTTGGTTCAGGCGCCGACATTGGTTTTCAGGCTGGGCGGTATGGACAGAGATAAGTTCGTGGCTGCATGCAAAGATAAATCGTTGAATTACAGAGAATGGATCGCGCCTTATCCAGAGTTATGGGCTAAGCTGCAGAAGAACCTGGATAAACTGGACGTATTCGTTTTGGGCGGATTGGCTGTCCTCGTCGAAAAAGCACGGATGGCCGGAGATCTGGACGTTCCGCAAACGCGGGTAGTGGGCGTTAAATTACACCGGTCCGATCAGTTTCAGGTAGTCATGACCAGGGTGCTGGGCCTTGACCCCACGGATGTGAAGAGTGTAAGTATGGCCTACAGCCGGCTATACGCCCAGATCCCGCAATTGGTCCGTTTTTTTCAGAAATATGTACCAGGGGGAGAAAACTGCTATTTGCTGGAGATTGCCCCGATGCTGGGGATCAGGGAAAGCCGGAGGATCATGGGAGATTATCTTTTGAAAAAAGAAGATCTGATAGAAGGAAGGGTGTTTGAGGATGCCGTGGCCATGGGCGGATACCATATAGATATTCACCGGCCTAAAGGCAGCTGGGTGGAATCCCATAATGTTAAGGCCTATACCATTCCCGTCCGGAGTCTGATCGCAAAAGGCGTGGAAGGCATGATGATGGCCGGAAAATGCCTTTCAGCAACACATGAAGCCGTAGCCTCGACGCGGGTGATTCCCATTTGTATGGCTCAGGGGGAAGCGGCCGGGACCGCTGCCGGATTGGCCGTTAAAAAAGGCATGGAAGTAAGAGATATGCCGGTTGCGGAATTGCAGCAGCAATTAAGAAAACAAGGCGCCGAGATAGGGGAAACGCTTGGAGAACCGAACTGGAAAGCCATAGAAGAAGTGGGGCAGCTTCCCATGACAGAACCGCCGACCGCCGGGGATGAGGATGCCGTCACAAAGCAAGAAAAAGCCTGGATCCAATAA
- a CDS encoding FAD-dependent oxidoreductase has translation MGAGGLANFSFDLPQKSVYNTTAASNYKCDILVVGGSFGGCAAALAAAKLGKNVIITEETSWIGGQATTQGVPTDEHPWIEKFGRTLSYAGFRQGVRDYYRNYYPLSTAARADPFLNPGACWVSALGFEPRVGMAVLDQMLMPHYTAGRVKVLTNVRPVSVDMNGDRCRGVIVKSDLTGQNIAIEASYILDATELGDVLPLAQMEFVTGSESQSETGEPSAMEGPPQPDRIQPFTHLIAIDYLPGEDHVIEKPASYEKWRGSFKNLTGVDDGGPLENRMRRLFAEGSEGVYKQSIWNFRRAFCKSNFAPGAFASDITMLMNGNSYSHGNLIGGSEEEAKLHFEQARQKSLSLLYFLQTEVPSGYNNKPGFPGLRPRGDVFGTSDGLAQYPYVRESRRIKAEFTVLEQHFRTDLHPDGPVKYPDSVGVGGYRVDIHLKAKNKNSSYTQALHGMHWPQQIPLGALIPVRVDNIIPACKNLGVTQVTNGAFRLHPVEWNIGEAAGALAAFCLDKNATPRQVRKTDGLLREFQGVITKMGFELEWPTMEYARSYNSHYVNEPDWYWGEADLIYSDDSYLK, from the coding sequence ATGGGAGCAGGCGGGCTGGCCAATTTTTCATTTGATCTGCCTCAGAAGAGCGTGTATAATACGACCGCCGCCAGCAATTACAAATGTGATATCCTGGTGGTAGGCGGGAGTTTCGGGGGCTGCGCCGCTGCTTTAGCGGCTGCAAAATTGGGGAAGAATGTAATAATTACCGAGGAAACCTCATGGATAGGCGGGCAGGCAACCACCCAGGGCGTTCCCACAGACGAGCATCCCTGGATTGAAAAATTTGGCAGAACATTAAGTTATGCCGGTTTTCGTCAGGGAGTAAGGGATTACTACAGAAACTATTATCCGCTGTCGACTGCAGCGCGGGCTGATCCCTTCCTGAACCCCGGCGCATGCTGGGTCAGTGCCCTGGGATTTGAGCCCAGGGTAGGGATGGCCGTACTAGACCAAATGCTGATGCCTCATTACACAGCCGGCCGGGTGAAGGTCCTGACAAATGTCAGACCTGTAAGTGTGGATATGAATGGGGACAGGTGCAGAGGCGTGATCGTTAAGAGTGATCTTACGGGACAAAATATTGCGATTGAAGCTTCTTACATTTTAGATGCCACGGAACTTGGAGACGTATTGCCCCTGGCGCAAATGGAATTTGTTACCGGATCAGAGTCTCAAAGTGAGACGGGAGAACCTTCGGCAATGGAAGGCCCGCCTCAGCCGGACAGGATACAGCCATTTACCCATTTAATAGCGATAGATTATTTACCCGGCGAAGATCATGTGATCGAAAAGCCAGCGTCTTACGAGAAATGGAGAGGCAGTTTTAAAAATTTAACAGGAGTTGATGACGGCGGCCCGCTTGAAAACAGAATGAGGCGATTGTTTGCAGAAGGCTCCGAGGGAGTATACAAACAAAGTATCTGGAACTTCCGGCGGGCATTTTGCAAGAGCAATTTTGCTCCTGGTGCATTCGCCAGTGACATCACTATGCTGATGAATGGCAATTCCTACAGCCATGGAAATTTAATCGGGGGAAGCGAGGAGGAGGCAAAGCTGCATTTTGAACAGGCCAGGCAAAAGTCCCTGAGCTTGTTATATTTCCTTCAGACAGAGGTGCCGTCTGGCTATAATAACAAGCCTGGGTTTCCCGGACTCAGGCCTCGCGGGGATGTGTTTGGTACCAGCGACGGTCTTGCGCAATACCCCTATGTCAGGGAATCAAGGCGGATCAAGGCGGAATTCACCGTACTGGAACAACATTTCAGGACGGATTTGCATCCTGACGGGCCTGTAAAATATCCTGATAGCGTAGGTGTAGGGGGGTATAGGGTAGATATCCATCTTAAGGCAAAAAATAAAAATTCAAGTTACACCCAGGCATTGCATGGAATGCACTGGCCCCAGCAAATACCATTGGGGGCGCTGATTCCGGTAAGGGTGGACAATATTATCCCGGCTTGCAAAAATTTGGGTGTTACCCAGGTCACCAACGGCGCATTCCGGCTGCATCCTGTTGAATGGAACATTGGTGAGGCAGCGGGAGCCCTTGCCGCATTTTGTCTGGATAAAAATGCGACACCGCGGCAGGTACGGAAAACGGATGGTTTGCTGCGGGAATTTCAGGGTGTCATTACAAAAATGGGGTTCGAACTGGAATGGCCCACCATGGAATATGCCCGGTCTTATAACAGCCATTATGTGAATGAACCGGACTGGTATTGGGGAGAGGCGGACCTGATATATTCCGATGACTCTTATTTGAAGTAA
- a CDS encoding fasciclin domain-containing protein, which yields MKRSKFIYPVIVFCMLVSASCDDFEYKPAGPYEGKFDLSVNEFVTQRYDSLQMLNEALNITGLSETIESGQYTIFAPYNSSFESYLSDNDYQSLQDVPKDDLITLLQNHIISGKKKASAFPPDGRQFETLSGKLLAIHTAEDTRGLSTAYVIIAEGRTVLTSNIELRNVVLHAYQDDLLAD from the coding sequence ATGAAAAGATCTAAGTTCATATATCCTGTTATCGTCTTCTGCATGCTGGTATCAGCCTCATGTGACGATTTTGAGTATAAGCCGGCAGGGCCATACGAGGGGAAATTTGATTTATCGGTCAATGAATTCGTAACCCAGCGATACGACTCCCTGCAAATGCTCAATGAAGCGTTGAATATTACCGGTCTTTCCGAAACTATTGAATCAGGTCAGTATACCATATTTGCTCCCTACAATTCCAGTTTTGAGAGTTACCTCAGCGATAACGATTACCAGTCGCTGCAGGATGTACCCAAAGATGACTTGATAACGCTGCTGCAGAATCATATTATCTCCGGAAAGAAAAAAGCTTCGGCATTTCCTCCGGACGGCCGGCAATTTGAAACCCTGAGCGGAAAACTATTAGCGATCCATACGGCGGAAGATACTCGTGGTTTAAGTACAGCGTACGTGATCATTGCTGAAGGAAGGACCGTCTTAACATCAAATATAGAGTTGCGTAATGTTGTATTACACGCTTACCAGGACGATTTGCTAGCTGATTGA
- a CDS encoding exo-alpha-sialidase, with translation MERLKFALLTGVSLLFLNCQVLAQFRLNAPAGLRVQLGSASHVNLVWEDHSDGEGGFLIERKKKDDPFWVKIGFVPSDTTQFQAGGCAAAVEYAFRVRAYKGAAYSDYSNIAKAKTLQSFDKPQGSVIESSTPRQGEGTAIRTNNGNYQLYFGSFTGVGDKSVSSIARKASTNKGNTWSEMEILFQEEGISLLHPSVIRFSEKRIGLAYSKMVKGRAWKVFRYSMDEGETWSEEINVSDGIYEYMTGAHDRFVRLSNGLVVNLVHSIIPAEDDQPKGKLLGTDLYATQDQGLTWFRLNSETVVNQENPYGLGEYGFYEASLAEYEPGRLVMFGRSASGFLMGSYSDDFGKTWSDPEKFGIQHPLAPARVQMIPGTNEILLIHNSMKDVTSTRGASDRYVLAARLSKDGGQTWKHYKQLEYDNVHHYSYPAILIDGARVHLFYWKTELKNNRWAKVELAHRALPLEYFISE, from the coding sequence ATGGAGCGATTAAAGTTTGCCTTACTAACAGGTGTCAGTTTGCTTTTCCTGAATTGTCAGGTCCTTGCCCAGTTTCGTTTAAACGCTCCTGCCGGATTACGTGTTCAACTAGGCTCGGCTTCGCACGTTAACTTGGTTTGGGAGGATCATTCGGATGGAGAAGGAGGTTTCCTGATTGAACGTAAAAAGAAGGATGATCCCTTTTGGGTAAAAATTGGTTTTGTGCCATCCGATACAACGCAATTTCAAGCTGGCGGATGCGCTGCGGCTGTTGAATACGCGTTCCGGGTAAGGGCTTACAAAGGAGCCGCTTACAGCGACTATTCCAATATTGCAAAGGCTAAAACCCTTCAATCTTTTGATAAACCGCAAGGCAGTGTTATAGAAAGTTCCACGCCACGCCAGGGGGAGGGCACTGCGATTAGAACGAATAATGGAAATTATCAGCTCTACTTTGGATCCTTTACGGGAGTCGGAGACAAGAGTGTTTCCAGCATTGCGAGAAAGGCCAGTACGAACAAGGGAAATACATGGAGTGAGATGGAGATCCTGTTTCAGGAAGAGGGGATCTCGCTTTTGCACCCTTCCGTTATACGGTTTTCCGAAAAGAGGATAGGGCTGGCTTATTCTAAAATGGTAAAGGGGCGGGCCTGGAAAGTGTTCCGTTATTCGATGGATGAAGGGGAAACCTGGAGTGAGGAGATAAACGTATCCGATGGTATCTATGAATACATGACCGGCGCGCATGACAGATTTGTAAGGTTAAGCAATGGATTGGTCGTTAATCTTGTTCACAGTATAATCCCTGCGGAAGATGATCAGCCAAAAGGTAAATTACTTGGTACCGATCTTTATGCGACTCAGGATCAAGGGCTGACCTGGTTCCGGCTGAACAGCGAAACCGTGGTTAATCAGGAAAATCCGTATGGATTAGGCGAATATGGCTTTTATGAGGCGTCCCTAGCAGAGTATGAACCGGGTAGGCTGGTCATGTTCGGCCGGAGTGCTTCGGGGTTCCTGATGGGTAGCTATTCGGATGATTTCGGGAAGACCTGGAGTGATCCTGAAAAATTCGGTATTCAGCACCCGCTGGCCCCAGCCAGGGTTCAAATGATACCCGGAACCAACGAAATCCTGCTGATACACAATTCCATGAAGGATGTGACAAGTACCCGCGGCGCCAGCGACAGGTACGTATTAGCCGCAAGGCTAAGTAAAGACGGAGGGCAAACCTGGAAGCATTATAAGCAACTGGAGTACGATAACGTGCATCATTATTCTTATCCGGCCATTTTAATCGACGGGGCCCGGGTGCATTTGTTCTATTGGAAAACGGAGCTGAAAAACAACCGCTGGGCGAAAGTGGAGCTGGCGCACCGTGCGCTGCCCCTTGAATATTTTATTAGCGAATAA